The Streptomyces fungicidicus nucleotide sequence GATCTGACGGCCGACATCACCCCCGAGAAGCGCGAACGCATCGACGCCATCAAGGCGGAGATGATCGACGCGGAACGGGGACACGAGCTGGCCGCCCTCCGCAAGGCCCAGGGTTTCACGCAGGTCCAGGTCGCCAAGGCGATGGGCGTCACTCAGGGCCGGGTCAGTCAGATCGAGCGGGGTACCGCCCGTCTCGACACCTCAACGATGGCGGCCTACCTGCACGCAATCGGCGGCGAGCTGACCATAACGGCCACTGTCGGGAACCTTTCGGTACGGCTGTAGCGTGCAGCACTCCCCGCCCGCGGGCGCGGTGTGCGCCGTGCGCGGCCGGGCGGCGGTGGGGCCGTCGGGGCAGGCTAGTCCCGCCGCGCCGGGGTGATGGCGGACGGTGTCGCCCCCTTCACCCTGCCCCGCCCCACCTGCGTGCGCACCGCGCCCATGCTCGCCGCGATGACCAGGGCGATGGCGGCGGCCTGGGCGGTGGAGAGGGCCTGGTCGAGGATCAGGAAGCCGGCGGTGGCGGCGAGGGCCGGTTCCAGGCTCATCAGAATGGCGAAGGTCGAGGCGGGAAGGCGGCGCAGCGCCAGGAGTTCGAGGGTGTACGGGAGGACGGAGGAGAGCACCGCGACCGCCGCGCCCAGGGCGAAGGTGGTCGGGTCCAGGAGCTTCGTGCCGGACTCCACGATCCCGAGGGGCAGGAAGAGGACCGCCGCGACGGCCATGGCGAGGGCGAGCCCGTCCGCCTGCGGGAAGCGGCGCCCCGTACGGGCACTGAAGACGATGTACGCGGCCCACATGGCGCCGGCGGCCAGTGCGAAGACCACACCCAGCGGGTCGAGACTGTCGAAGCCGCCGCCACCGCCGAGCAGGAACACTCCGGCGAGGGCGAGGCCGGCCCAGACGAGGTTCACCGCCCGCCGGGAAGCCAGGACGGACAGGGCGAGCGGGCCGAGGACCTCCAGCGTGACCGCGGGGCCCAGCGGGATCCGGGCGACGGACTGGTAGAAGAGGCCGTTCATCGCCGCCATGGCGACACCGAAGACGATCACCGTGCCCCAGTCGGTGCGGGAGTGCCCGCGCAGCTTCGGCCGGCACAGCACCATCAGCACGATCGCCGCGACCAGCAGTCGCAGCGTCACGACCCCGA carries:
- a CDS encoding helix-turn-helix domain-containing protein, producing MNLGSMDDLTADITPEKRERIDAIKAEMIDAERGHELAALRKAQGFTQVQVAKAMGVTQGRVSQIERGTARLDTSTMAAYLHAIGGELTITATVGNLSVRL
- a CDS encoding EamA family transporter; this translates as MTTPSATTPSTAPATGQPGHAPTPGGGPGGRGSLGPVGLVLAGGVSVQFGGALAVTLMPRAGALGVVTLRLLVAAIVLMVLCRPKLRGHSRTDWGTVIVFGVAMAAMNGLFYQSVARIPLGPAVTLEVLGPLALSVLASRRAVNLVWAGLALAGVFLLGGGGGFDSLDPLGVVFALAAGAMWAAYIVFSARTGRRFPQADGLALAMAVAAVLFLPLGIVESGTKLLDPTTFALGAAVAVLSSVLPYTLELLALRRLPASTFAILMSLEPALAATAGFLILDQALSTAQAAAIALVIAASMGAVRTQVGRGRVKGATPSAITPARRD